The window GATAAGTGGTTGAAGTTTATCATGCCTTTAATGGGTATAATAGCAGCATTCTCAGGAATTATGTTATTAGTACAAGCTTTAATTTAAATTTAAAGGACTATAATAATTTTTAATTATTATAGTCCTTTTTGTATATAATAAAGTTATTATAGTTTAGAATTTGTGTTCCATTTTGTTAACATAATTGATTTTTTGGACTTAAGTATATTTTCTTATACTGTCTTATTGCAAATACTAAAGAACATAAAGATGATAGTAAATCTGATATAGGGAATGATATCCAAATACCTAATATTCCTAAATTGGATACAGAAGGCAATATAATAGAAAGTGGAATAAAGAATATTATTTGTCTAAGCAAAGATAATATTAAAGATTCTTTTCCTTTACCTATAGATTGATAAAATCCTACAGCCACCATATATAGTCCTAGTATTGGATACATAAAAATTACTATTTTTAAAACATCACTACCTTGGGATATTAAATTTTTATCTGTACTAAATAAGTTGATAATAAGTTCAGGAAATAAGAATATTAATGCTGTTAATACGGTAGATATACAGGTAGAAACTATTAAGTTTATTTTAACTGTATTTTTAATTCTATCGATATTTTTAGAACCTAGATTGTAACCTATAAGAGGTTGCATCCCTTGTATAAGTCCTGCTAATGGCATTTGTATAAATAAAGTTAGTTTGTATACTATTCCATATACAGAAATAGCTTGATCTCCACCATAATTATACAGAGAATAGTTTAGTAATAAAGTTACTATACTCATAGATATTTGAGTGATAAAAGCTGATGAACCTATTGCTATAGTTTGTTTTGAGATATTACTATCAAATTTAAAGTATTTGAAATTAATATCTATAGAAGATTTTTTTATAAAGTAATAAGATATATACGCAAAGTTCAAACCTTTAGATATAGAAGTAGCTAATCCAGCTCCAGTTATGCCCATATCAAATACATATATAAATAAGTAATCTAAAAATACATTTGCAATCATACCGATTATCATACTGTTCATAGCATCTTTTGCATTTCCTTCTGCTCTAATT is drawn from Tepidibacter hydrothermalis and contains these coding sequences:
- a CDS encoding MATE family efflux transporter, coding for MTRDYILGQEKEFKALMKLSIPATIAMLVNAIYNIVDTIFIGRGVGSLGIAGVSIYLPIQMVIMSVSLLIGVGTASIVSRKLGSKDLEGANKASGNLFFIIGLFSFFVSVFGFIFANSIVKLFGASHTVLPYAASYAKTMFLGVLVFPICVASNNIIRAEGNAKDAMNSMIIGMIANVFLDYLFIYVFDMGITGAGLATSISKGLNFAYISYYFIKKSSIDINFKYFKFDSNISKQTIAIGSSAFITQISMSIVTLLLNYSLYNYGGDQAISVYGIVYKLTLFIQMPLAGLIQGMQPLIGYNLGSKNIDRIKNTVKINLIVSTCISTVLTALIFLFPELIINLFSTDKNLISQGSDVLKIVIFMYPILGLYMVAVGFYQSIGKGKESLILSLLRQIIFFIPLSIILPSVSNLGILGIWISFPISDLLSSLCSLVFAIRQYKKIYLSPKNQLC